One region of Pagrus major chromosome 5, Pma_NU_1.0 genomic DNA includes:
- the rab11fip1a gene encoding uncharacterized protein rab11fip1a isoform X1, translating to MSLADQSQQWFPTSVQVTVHQARSLRVKGKNGTNDAYAIIQVAKDKFSTSVAEKSIAPVWKEEASFDLPLFHPGNAERCTLYVIVMHRAQVGLDKFLGQAVVNLLDQHDNKSRKKSDWYKLVDKTGKEDKARGEVLLDIQFMRNNMSASMFDLSMQDKPRSRISKLKDKVRGKKKDGFSDSASAIVPSVSQVLTDSDAEADSQSLNQSPGMKKKSKFKTLFAPKSNLQRNISQSMSTLGSLPEKNSSLSGSRSSGLNVDSPEGKKKFKFLGHKRTGSSDSKVSQGPFSLLGRSKQSNSDLNNLCINGNHVYTEEESKSGSTLSLNSSGQGSVEDIHKHTSDPDSFRSVPVPSIHIESDRAILEQQRHQEEEERRQAEERRIAEAKKLEEEEKYKIEMKRLKEEEERRVQDEQERKRRFLEDEARRKKQKEEEERRKQEEERRMLEAAAEEQKRQEEASMSDRLTSLFGMIRKKEEKKEEVQQHTKEELPTPGPRSDSKDPEQPISHHSTNPFEDISLSSDPSADQPKSSRNQQTPSAMVFLNRTAKVSAVKPRLPQSLESEPADCRTPSQLCPSPATSESTLSSVPSESPDTFSNLHSSLAPSNISQSLSGSPPGSIENLSSAGSSPTMADKKKRAPLPPSHPVHGTQTGGYQINNPAYVDGPQQGKKMSLPLPDYETLFPQKRHGVQGQTRWDHIIAEVNQRHMDIPSDFLGPEMSVDGPEEHEPSSLPQKRPALMPNQTQPQETKSVSTKKVAAPAPPEKVAPPQPRPAADSSQRQSQNIPQQSLMRPNPSAVPGPVNTDASSREITSARSREGARKVLRPSPAVRASSPMNMDTTTPNDQRNVQVTVNKEAPTAKPRQRVSGKEPEQQEDSAVTVVVSDKNMNSNIQMLSSSSVSSMDKKGRQVKETFAEFDPFPSADLLAKDQWAQVKQNQEVDDLFKHYVQKEQKLEDRGMTADDINSIFNQDKLTDPFASFNGSDSTKHSEHREKDDSKIDSQAFQRNNSQRRNQTPPSKTQPDNKTSKSRQEPTFKEESTRTTANQGLNAQNITKEAFTPKLQADVTAQSQVYGGEDPFGAEPFTFNLTESLQVAMEEPEPLAGGLSGGKLPLRAWVSPSEAQPVSAQNSNGGGLAFTPRRPHPVKPMSTVESKNPFGTPAVKEIKVRDSTPGKIQPADTVESGPYTQLTQEELITLVVKQQTDLSRKDAKITELEEYIDNLLVRVIDEKPSILHSLNAKPV from the exons ATGTCTCTGGCCGACCAGAGCCAGCAGTGGTTCCCGACGAGTGTCCAGGTAACGGTGCATCAGGCTCGGAGCCTGCGGGTGAAGGGCAAGAATGGCACCAACGACGCCTACGCCATCATCCAGGTGGCCAAAGACAAGTTTTCTACCTCGGTGGCCGAGAAAAGTATCGCCCCAGTGTGGAAAGAAGAGGCTTCGTTTGACCTGCCCCTCTTCCACCCGGGCAACGCTGAACGCTGCACGCTGTATGTCATAGTAATGCACCGAGCTCAGGTGGGGCTCGACAAGTTCTTGGGTCAGGCTGTGGTAAACCTCCTGGATCAGCACGACAACAAGTCTCGCAAAAAGTCAGA ttggtACAAGCTGGTGGACAAGACTGGAAAAGAGGACAAGGCGCGAGGGGAGGTGCTGCTTGATATCCAATTTATGAGAAACAACATGTCAGCTAGCATGTTTGACCTTTCTATGCAGGACAAGCCACGCTCCCGCATCTCCAAGCTCAAGGACAAAGTCCGTGGGAAGAAAAAGGATGGCTTCTCTGACTCTGCCTCAGCTATAGTTCCCTCCGTCAGCCAGGTCCTCACCGACAGCGACGCTGAGGCAGATTCACAGTCACTCAATCAGTCTCCaggaatgaaaaagaaatctaaattcAAAACACTCTTTGCTCCAAAATCAAACTTGCAGCGTAACATCTCGCAGTCCATGTCTACGCTGGGGTCGCTGCCTGAGAAGAATTCATCTCTCAGTGGCAGCCGCTCGTCTGGCCTTAATGTTGACTCTCCCGAAG gtaagaagaaattcaaattcctGGGACACAAGCGAACAGGCAGCTCTGACAGCAAGGTGTCTCAAGGTCCTTTCTCCCTACTCGGCCGCTCCAAGCAGAGTAACAGTGACCTGAACAACCTGTGCATCAATGGCAACCATGTGTACACAGAGGAAGAGTCCAAGAGTGGATCTACTCTCAGTTTGAACAGCTCAGGCCAAGGATCTGTGGAAGAtatccacaaacacacctctGATCCAGATTCCTTCAGAAGTGTACCTGTCCCCTCCATACACATAGAGTCAGATAGGGCAATACTGGAGCAACAGCGCCatcaagaggaggaggagagaagacaggCTGAAGAAAGGCGCATAGCAGAGGCCAAGaagctggaggaagaggagaaataCAAGATAGAGATGAAGagactgaaggaggaggaggagcgcagAGTACAAGatgaacaggagaggaagagacgcTTCCTTGAGGATGAGGCAAGGAGGAAgaaacagaaggaggaggaagagaggagaaagcaaGAGGAAGAACGCAGGATGCTGGAAGCAGCAGCGGAGGAGCAGAAACGACAGGAGGAGGCCTCCATGAGCGACAGGCTGACGTCTCTGTTTGGAATGATcagaaagaaggaggagaaaaaggaggaggtcCAGCAACACACTAAAGAGGAACTACCCACACCAGGCCCTCGCAGTGACTCCAAAGACCCCGAACAACCGATCTCCCACCACTCCACCAACCCGTTTGAGGACATCTCCCTCAGCTCAGATCCTTCAGCTGATCAGCCGAAATCTAGCCGCAACCAGCAAACCCCCTCTGCCATGGTCTTCCTCAACCGCACTGCTAAAGTGTCTGCAGTCAAACCCAG ATTGCCTCAATCTCTGGAGTCTGAACCCGCTGACTGCCGAACCCCCAGTCAGCTGTGTCCTTCCCCAGCCACCTCCGAGTCAACCCTCTCTAGTGTCCCATCCGAGTCCCCTGATACTTTCTCCAACCTCCACTCGTCCCTGGCTCCATCAAACATAAGTCAAAGCCTGTCTGGTTCCCCTCCTGGCAGCATAGAGAATTTATCCTCTGCGGGATCTTCACCCACCATGGCGGATAAGAAGAAAAGAGCCCCCCTGCCACCCTCTCATCCAGTGCATGGCACCCAAACTGGAGGATATCAAATCAATAACCCTGCATACGTAGATGGCCCGCAGCAAGGCAAAAAAATGTCTCTACCACTTCCTGATTATGAAACCCTATTTCCTCAGAAAAGACACGGAGTACAAGGGCAAACTCGATGGGACCACATCATCGCTGAGGTCAATCAGAGACATATGGACATTCCATCTGATTTTCTGGGTCCAGAAATGAGTGTGGACGGCCCAGAGGAGCATGAACCCAGTTCACTCCCACAGAAGAGACCTGCTTTGATGCCTAACCAAACACAACCTCAGGAGACCAAATCTGTGTCAACCAAAAAAGTGGCGGCCCCAGCTCCCCCTGAAAAAGTCGCACCCCCACAACCTCGACCAGCTGCAGATTCCAGTCAAAGACAGAGCCAGAATATTCCCCAACAATCTCTCATGAGGCCTAATCCGTCTGCTGTACCAGGACCTGTGAACACTGATGCTTCAAGCAGAGAAATTACTTCAGCGAGGTCCAGGGAAGGAGCACGGAAGGTGTTACGTCCATCACCTGCAGTCAGAGCATCTAGCCCAATGAACATGGATACTACAACACCAAATGATCAAAGAAATGTACAAGTCACAGTGAACAAAGAGGCACCCACAGCCAAACCCAGACAGAGGGTGAGTGGCAAAGAGCCAGAACAACAGGAAGACTCTGCTGTGACAGTAGTCGTCTctgacaaaaacatgaacagtAACATTCAGATGTTATCTAGTTCAAGTGTGAGCAGCATGGACAAAAAAGGCAGACAGGTGAAGGAGACCTTTGCAGAGTTTGATCCGTTCCCCAGTGCTGATCTTCTTGCCAAAGACCAATGGGCTCAGGTGAAGCAGAACCAAGAAGTCGATGACCTTTTTAAACATTATGTACAAAAAGAGCAGAAACTTGAGGATCGGGGAATGACAGCAGATGATATCAATAGCATTTTTAATCAAGACAAACTGACGGATCCATTTGCTAGTTTTAACGGCAGTGATTCAACCAAACACAGTGAGCACAGGGAAAAAGATGACTCAAAGATAGACAGTCAGGCTTTCCAAAGAAACAATTCACAGAGACGAAACCAGACTCCTCCTTCCAAAACTCAGCCTGATAATAAGACGTCCAAGTCTCGACAAGAACCCACATTTAAAGAAGAATCAACCAGAACCACAGCTAATCAAGGCCTCAATGCACAAAATATCACCAAGGAGGCTTTCACACCGAAGCTTCAAGCTGATGTGACGGCACAGAGCCAGGTGTATGGAGGAGAGGATCCATTTGGAGCTGAACCTTTCACCTTTAACCTCACAGAGTCCCTCCAGGTAGCAATGGAGGAACCAGAGCCTCTGGCAGGAGGTTTGTCTGGGGGAAAGCTGCCTTTGAGGGCGTGGGTCTCACCCTCTGAGGCTCAGCCTGTCAGTGCTCAGAATAGCAATGGAGGTGGGCTAGCCTTTACTCCACGCAG GCCTCATCCTGTGAAGCCCATGAGCACGGTTGAGAGCAAGAATCCCTTCGGCACCCCTGCTGTGAAAGAGATAAAGGTCCGAGACAGCACACCAGGGAAAATTCAG CCGGCAGACACAGTGGAAAGTGGCCCTTACACCCAGCTGACACAGGAAGAGTTGATCACACTGGTGGTGAAGCAGCAAACCGACCTCTCCAGGAAGGACGCTAAAATCACCGAGCTTGAGGAGTACATCGACAACCTGCTGGTCCGCGTCATAGATGAGAAACCCTCCATCCTACATTCTCTCAACGCAAAGCCAGTGTAA
- the rab11fip1a gene encoding rab11 family-interacting protein 1 isoform X2, whose protein sequence is MSLADQSQQWFPTSVQVTVHQARSLRVKGKNGTNDAYAIIQVAKDKFSTSVAEKSIAPVWKEEASFDLPLFHPGNAERCTLYVIVMHRAQVGLDKFLGQAVVNLLDQHDNKSRKKSDWYKLVDKTGKEDKARGEVLLDIQFMRNNMSASMFDLSMQDKPRSRISKLKDKVRGKKKDGFSDSASAIVPSVSQVLTDSDAEADSQSLNQSPGMKKKSKFKTLFAPKSNLQRNISQSMSTLGSLPEKNSSLSGSRSSGLNVDSPEGKKKFKFLGHKRTGSSDSKVSQGPFSLLGRSKQSNSDLNNLCINGNHVYTEEESKSGSTLSLNSSGQGSVEDIHKHTSDPDSFRSVPVPSIHIESDRAILEQQRHQEEEERRQAEERRIAEAKKLEEEEKYKIEMKRLKEEEERRVQDEQERKRRFLEDEARRKKQKEEEERRKQEEERRMLEAAAEEQKRQEEASMSDRLTSLFGMIRKKEEKKEEVQQHTKEELPTPGPRSDSKDPEQPISHHSTNPFEDISLSSDPSADQPKSSRNQQTPSAMVFLNRTAKVSAVKPRPHPVKPMSTVESKNPFGTPAVKEIKVRDSTPGKIQPADTVESGPYTQLTQEELITLVVKQQTDLSRKDAKITELEEYIDNLLVRVIDEKPSILHSLNAKPV, encoded by the exons ATGTCTCTGGCCGACCAGAGCCAGCAGTGGTTCCCGACGAGTGTCCAGGTAACGGTGCATCAGGCTCGGAGCCTGCGGGTGAAGGGCAAGAATGGCACCAACGACGCCTACGCCATCATCCAGGTGGCCAAAGACAAGTTTTCTACCTCGGTGGCCGAGAAAAGTATCGCCCCAGTGTGGAAAGAAGAGGCTTCGTTTGACCTGCCCCTCTTCCACCCGGGCAACGCTGAACGCTGCACGCTGTATGTCATAGTAATGCACCGAGCTCAGGTGGGGCTCGACAAGTTCTTGGGTCAGGCTGTGGTAAACCTCCTGGATCAGCACGACAACAAGTCTCGCAAAAAGTCAGA ttggtACAAGCTGGTGGACAAGACTGGAAAAGAGGACAAGGCGCGAGGGGAGGTGCTGCTTGATATCCAATTTATGAGAAACAACATGTCAGCTAGCATGTTTGACCTTTCTATGCAGGACAAGCCACGCTCCCGCATCTCCAAGCTCAAGGACAAAGTCCGTGGGAAGAAAAAGGATGGCTTCTCTGACTCTGCCTCAGCTATAGTTCCCTCCGTCAGCCAGGTCCTCACCGACAGCGACGCTGAGGCAGATTCACAGTCACTCAATCAGTCTCCaggaatgaaaaagaaatctaaattcAAAACACTCTTTGCTCCAAAATCAAACTTGCAGCGTAACATCTCGCAGTCCATGTCTACGCTGGGGTCGCTGCCTGAGAAGAATTCATCTCTCAGTGGCAGCCGCTCGTCTGGCCTTAATGTTGACTCTCCCGAAG gtaagaagaaattcaaattcctGGGACACAAGCGAACAGGCAGCTCTGACAGCAAGGTGTCTCAAGGTCCTTTCTCCCTACTCGGCCGCTCCAAGCAGAGTAACAGTGACCTGAACAACCTGTGCATCAATGGCAACCATGTGTACACAGAGGAAGAGTCCAAGAGTGGATCTACTCTCAGTTTGAACAGCTCAGGCCAAGGATCTGTGGAAGAtatccacaaacacacctctGATCCAGATTCCTTCAGAAGTGTACCTGTCCCCTCCATACACATAGAGTCAGATAGGGCAATACTGGAGCAACAGCGCCatcaagaggaggaggagagaagacaggCTGAAGAAAGGCGCATAGCAGAGGCCAAGaagctggaggaagaggagaaataCAAGATAGAGATGAAGagactgaaggaggaggaggagcgcagAGTACAAGatgaacaggagaggaagagacgcTTCCTTGAGGATGAGGCAAGGAGGAAgaaacagaaggaggaggaagagaggagaaagcaaGAGGAAGAACGCAGGATGCTGGAAGCAGCAGCGGAGGAGCAGAAACGACAGGAGGAGGCCTCCATGAGCGACAGGCTGACGTCTCTGTTTGGAATGATcagaaagaaggaggagaaaaaggaggaggtcCAGCAACACACTAAAGAGGAACTACCCACACCAGGCCCTCGCAGTGACTCCAAAGACCCCGAACAACCGATCTCCCACCACTCCACCAACCCGTTTGAGGACATCTCCCTCAGCTCAGATCCTTCAGCTGATCAGCCGAAATCTAGCCGCAACCAGCAAACCCCCTCTGCCATGGTCTTCCTCAACCGCACTGCTAAAGTGTCTGCAGTCAAACCCAG GCCTCATCCTGTGAAGCCCATGAGCACGGTTGAGAGCAAGAATCCCTTCGGCACCCCTGCTGTGAAAGAGATAAAGGTCCGAGACAGCACACCAGGGAAAATTCAG CCGGCAGACACAGTGGAAAGTGGCCCTTACACCCAGCTGACACAGGAAGAGTTGATCACACTGGTGGTGAAGCAGCAAACCGACCTCTCCAGGAAGGACGCTAAAATCACCGAGCTTGAGGAGTACATCGACAACCTGCTGGTCCGCGTCATAGATGAGAAACCCTCCATCCTACATTCTCTCAACGCAAAGCCAGTGTAA